In the Ranitomeya imitator isolate aRanImi1 chromosome 2, aRanImi1.pri, whole genome shotgun sequence genome, GTGAACAGGGCTGTACCGCATGTGAGGCGCAGAGAGCGGGACAGTGTGAACAGGGCTGTACCGCATGTGAGGCGCAGAGAGCGGGACAGTGTGAACAGGGCTGTACCGCATGTGAGGCGCAGAGAGCGGGACAGTGTGAACAGGGCTGTACCGCATGTGAGGCGCAGAGAGCGGGACAGTGTGAACAGGGCTGTACCGCATGTGAGGCGCAGAGAGCGGGACAGTGTGAACAGAGCTGTACCGCATGTGAGGCGCAGAGAGCGGGACAGTGTGAACAGAGCTGTACCGCATGTGAGGCGCAGAGAGCGGGACAGTGTGAACAGGGCTGTACCGCATGTGAGGCGCAGAGAGCGGGACAGTGTGAACAGGGCCGTACCGCATGTGAGGCGCAGAGAGCGGGACAGTGTGAACAGGGCTGTACCGCATGTGAGGCGCAGAGAGCGGGACAGTGTGAACAGGGCCGTACCGCATGTGAGGCGCAGAGAGCGGGACAGTGTGAACAGGGCTGTACCGCATGTGAGGCGCAGAGAGCGGGACAGTGTGAACAGGGCTGTACCGCATGTGAGGCGCAGAGAGCGGGACAGTGTGAACAGGGCTGTACCGCATGTGAGGCGCAGAGAGCGGGACAGTGTGAACAGGGCCGTACCGCATGTGAGGCGCAGAGAGCGGGACAGTGTGAACAGGGCCGTACCGCATGTGAGGCGCAGAGAGCGGGACAGTGTGAACAGGGCTGTACCGCATGTGAGGCGCAGAGAGCGGGACAGTGTGAACAGGGCTGTACCGCATGTGAGGCGCAGAGAGCGGGACAGTGTGAACAGGGCTGTACCGCATGTGAGGCGCAGAGAGCGGGACAGTGTGAACAGAGCTGTACCGCATGTGAGGCGCAGAGAGCGGGACAGTGTGAACAGGGCCGTACCGCATGTGAGGCGCAGAGAGCGGGACAGTGTGAACAGGGCCGTACCGCATGTGAGGCGCAGAGAGCGGGACAGTGTGAACAGGGCTGTACCGCATGTGAGGCGCAGAGAGCGGGACAGTGTGAACAGGGCTGTACCGCATGTGAGGCGCAGAGAGCGGGACAGTGTGAACAGGGCTGTACCGCATGTGAGGCGCAGAGAGCGGGACAGTGTGAACAGGGCTGTACCGCATGTGAGGCGCAGAGAGCGGGACAGTGTGAACAGAGCTGTACCGCATGTGAGGCGCAGAGAGCGGGACAGTGTGAACAGGGCTGTACCGCATGTGAGGCGCAGAGAGCGGGACAGTGTGAACAGGGCTGTACCGCATGTGAGGCGCAGAGAGCGGGACAGTGTGAACAGGGCTGTACCGCATGTGAGGCGCAGAGAGCGGGACAGTGTGAACAGGGCTGTACCGCATGTGAGGCGCAGAGAGCGGGACAGTGTGAACAGGGCTGTACCGCATGTGAGGCGCAGAGAGCGGGACAGTGTGAACAGAGCTGTACCGCATGTGAGGCGCAGAGAGCGGGACAGTGTGAACAGGGCTGTACCGCATGTGAGGCGCAGAGAGCGGGACAGTGTGAACAGGGCTGTACCGCATGTGAGGCGCAGAGAGCGGGACAGTGTGAACAGGGCTGTACCGCATGTGAGGCGCAAGGCCGGAAGCGGCTCCCCGACACCTCTGGCCGCAGCACTGAGAAAATACAGATAGTCATAGGGGTGACTGGCTGGAAAAATGATATTGGGTCACTGACTGGTAACTCATACTGGATTACTAATACCGAGTCACTGCCCGGAAATGATGGCGGAGGCAGCCAGGAGTGACGCTATGGCCCCGACCTCACAGGAGCCCTCTGGTACCTGCTCAGGGGCAGTCGCTGGTCCTGTTATTGCTGTGCATGATGAGGGTCTAAAAGGCAGGATGTTACCTCAGTCCTGGGCTTTCTGACTGCTGGTGACTGCGGTTGTGTAGCCATCTCCCCGGGGGGATAACACTTTCCCATCACCCTGACTGGCCGGGGATAAGACCTTACCGGCCTTCCTTGTTACCTCAGGAGCAGCGCTCATCATGGGGCATCTACCACCATCCATGTCACTGGTCAGCTGCATGGAACCACGTTCCTTATGATCCCCGTGCCTGTCGCCATCCTCCCATGTTACCTCAGGAGCAGCGCCATCATGAGGCATCTACCACCGGCCATGTCACTGGTCAGCTGCATGGAACACCACCTTCCTTATGATCCCCGTGCCTGTCGCCATCCTCCCATGTTACCTCAGGAGCAGCGCTCATCATGGGGCATCTACCACCGTCCATGTCACTGGTCAGCTGCATGGATCCACCTTCCTTATGATCCCCGTGCCTGTCGCCATCCTCCCATGTTACCTCAGGAGCAGCGCTCATCATGGGGCATCTACCACCGTCCATGTCACTGGTCAGCTGCATGGAACCACCTTCCTTATGATCCCCGTGCCTGTCGCCATCCTCCCATGTTACCTCAGGAGCAGCGCTCATCATGGGGCATCTACCACCGTCCATGTCACTGGTCAGCTGCATGGAACCACCTTCCTTATGATCCCCGTGCCTGTCGCCATCCTCCCATGTTACCTCAGGAGCAGCGCTCATCATGGGGCATCTACCACCGTCCATGTCACTCGTCAGCTGCATGGAACACCACCTTCCATATGATCCCCGTGCCTGTCACCATCTTCCCATGTTA is a window encoding:
- the LOC138666391 gene encoding dynein heavy chain-like: MDGGRCPMMSAAPEVTWEDGDRHGDHKEGGSMQLTSDMDGGRCPMMSAAPEVTWEDGDRHGDHKEGGSMQLTSDMDGGRCPMMSAAPEVTWEDGDRHGDHKEGGSMQLTSDMDGGRCPMMSAAPECCGQRCRGAASGLAPHMRYSPVHTVPLSAPHMRYSPVHTVPLSAPHMRYSPVHTVPLSAPHMRYSSVHTVPLSAPHMRYSPVHTVPLSAPHMRYSPVHTVPLSAPHMRYSPVHTVPLSAPHMRYSPVHTVPLSAPHMRYSPVHTVPLSAPHMRYSSVHTVPLSAPHMRYSPVHTVPLSAPHMRYSPVHTVPLSAPHMRYSPVHTVPLSAPHMRYSPVHTVPLSAPHMRYGPVHTVPLSAPHMRYGPVHTVPLSAPHMRYSSVHTVPLSAPHMRYSPVHTVPLSAPHMRYSPVHTVPLSAPHMRYSPVHTVPLSAPHMRYGPVHTVPLSAPHMRYGPVHTVPLSAPHMRYSPVHTVPLSAPHMRYSPVHTVPLSAPHMRYSPVHTVPLSAPHMRYGPVHTVPLSAPHMRYSPVHTVPLSAPHMRYGPVHTVPLSAPHMRYSPVHTVPLSAPHMRYSSVHTVPLSAPHMRYSSVHTVPLSAPHMRYSPVHTVPLSAPHMRYSPVHTVPLSAPHMRYSPVHTVPLSAPHMRYSPVHTVPLSAPHMRKEHYANKMNSASCAVTAAGCGGDETPAPPGERN